The window GCAGGGCGCCGTGGGCGAAGTTGAGCACGTCCATCAGCCCGAAGATCAGCGACAGGCCGGACGCCACCAGGAAGTACAAAGCTCCCAGGCCGAGCCCGGTGAAGGCGAGCAGTACGACGGTGGACATCAGGCGTCTGCCTCCGCGGGCCTGGCGGCGGGGCGCGCCGCGGTGCGAACGGACGGGTCGGCGGGCGCCGTTCCGGTGCTGCCGTGGCCGGCGCTGCCGACGCCGAGCAGTCGGCGGGCCGCCTCGGCGTCGGCGAGCAGGTCGGCGGCGGGGCCCCGGTGCGCGGTGCGGCCGTCGGCGAGGACGACGCAGTGGCGGGCGAGGCGGCGCACCACGGCGAGGTTCTGCTCCACGAGCAGCACCGGCACCGCCTCGGCGGCGCGCTCCAGCACCTGGGCGACTTCGGTGACCACCTTGGGCGCCAGGCCCTTGGTGGGTTCGTCGGCGATGATCAGCCGGTTCCCGTTGAGCAGGGTCCTGGCGATGGCGACCATCTGCTGCTGACCGCCGGACAGGGTGCCGGCGGCCTGCCGTGCGCGTCGTCTCAGTTCCGGAAAGAGCTCGTACACAAGGTCGTAGGCCGGTTCACCGGCGCCTGGCCGCTCGGACAGGCGCAGGTTCTCGGCCACGCTGAGGGCGGCGAAGACGCCGCGGTCCTCGGGGGCGTAGCCGATCCCCCGGCGCACCAGGACGTGGGTGGCCAGGCGCACCGTCTCCTCGTCGGCCAGCAGCACGCTGCCGGTGCGCGGAACGAGGCCGAGGATGCCGCGTACGGTGGTCGTCTTGCCGGCTCCGTTGCGGCCCAGCAGGGCGGTGGTGCCGGAGGAGGCCACCTCCAGGTCGACGCCGTGCAGGATGTGCCTGCCCCCGATCACGACGCGCAGGTCACGCACGGTCAGCAGGGCGGCCGGGGCGGGGGTCACAGTTCCTCCCCGAGGTAGGCCTGCTGCACGGTGGGGTCCGCCATCACGGCCTGCGGCGTGTCCAGCGCCAGCAGGGTGCCGTGGTGCATCACGGCCAGCCGGTCGGCCAGGCCCAGCAGCACGTCCATGTGGTGCTCGACCATGAGCACGGTGCGTCCCTCCTCCTTGTGCAGCGACCGGATGAGTTCGGTCAGTGCGGGCACCTCCTCGGCGCTCACGCCCGCCATCGGCTCGTCCAGCAGCATCAGCCGGGGCTCGCCGACGAGTAGGACGGCGAGCTCCAGCTTTCGCTTCTCACCGTGGGAGAGGGAGCCGGCGCAGGCGTCGGCGCGGTGCGCGAGCTGGGTGCGCGCCAGCACCCGGTCGACCTGCTCGGGGTAGGTGTCGGCACGGCGCCAGACCCGGTAGGAGCCGCCGTCGGCGGCCTGGGCCGCGAGCCGCACATGGTCGGCGACCGTCATGCCGTGCCACAGGCTGGACGTCTGGAAGGTGCGGCCGAGGCCGCGCCGGGCCCGTGCGTGGGCGGCCTGCGTGGTGACGTCGCGGCCGTCGAGTTCGATCGTGCCCCGGGAGACCGGGTTGAGCCCGCTGACCAGGTTGAACAGGGAGGTCTTACCTGCGCCGTTGGGGCCGATGAAGGCCAGGAACTCGCCTTCGTGGACGTCGAAGGAGACGGAGTCGACGATGGTCGCACCGCCGATCGTCCAGCCGACGTCACGTAGCCGGAGGACAGGCTCCCGGAAGGTGCGGGCCTCCCCGGCGTCCGGAGGCCCCGAGGCGCCCGCGGACGTCGTGTTCGAGGAAGTCATTTTCTCAGCCCGCCGTCTTCGTGGCCGGTGGCGCGACCGCTGTCATCGGGATGCTGTCGATCAGCTCGGGCCGGGCGGTGCTGCCGCCGCCGTTGAGCCGGGCCGTGAACATCGGCTGCAGCAGGGCGTGGTCCGCCGCGCGGATCTGCTCCTTGCCCTTGGGCCCGTCGAAGCTCCAGCCTTCCAGGGCCGTGACCATGGCGGAGGTGTCGGTGGCGCTGCCGGACTCGATCGCGTGCACGACCATCTGGGCGGCGGTGAAGCCGTCGGTGCTGAACAGGTCGGGGGTGCCCCCTGCCTTGGTGATGCCGTCGAGCATGGCCTTCTCCACCGGGTTGCCGCCCCCGGCGCCCGGGAAGTAGTGGGCGAGGAAGGAGACCTTGGCACCTGCCGCGCCGAAGATCGGGTACGAGGCGGTGCCCGCGAGGCCGGTGACGACCTTGCCGGCGTCCAGTACGCCCTGCTGGTCCAGTGCGGTCCACAGGGCGGGTGCGGTGGCGCCGGCCCAGGCGACGAACACCAGATCCGGCTTGCCGGCTCTGGTCTGGCGGGCGAAGGGCGTGAGGTCGGTGGCGCTCGGCGGGGCCAGCACGGAGCCGACGTGCGCGCCGTTCTTGCCGAGGACCGCCTTCACCGCGGCCACGTTCGCCTGTCCGAACGCGGAGTTCTGGGCGAGCACGGTGACCTTCTTGCCCTTGGCGTCGCCGAGCAGGGTTCCGGCGGCGAGGATGTCCTGGTACGACTGCCGGCCCGAGCGGAAGGTGTAGGTGTTGACGCCGGTGACCGCGTCGGTGGCGGCGGGACCGCTGACGTACAGCACCTTGTTCTGCGCGGCCAGCGGCGCCATCTGCAGTGCCACACCGGAGTCGGTGGTGCCGACGAGGATCTTGTGGCCCTTGCCGACGAGGGTCTTGGCCGCGGCGACGGCCTTCGCCGGGTCGCCCGCGTCGTCCTGTTCGGTGACCTCGATCGGGTGGCCGCCGGCCTTGTTCGTGCCGTGCGTGGCGTAGGCCAGGCCTGCCTTGAAGCCCTCCTCGTACTGCTTGCCGTAGGCGGCCAGGAGTCCGCTGCGGGAGTAGACCAGCCCCACCTTCACAGGGGCGGACTTGTCGTTGGAGCCGGCGGACTCGGTACCTGCGGTGCCCGCCGAGGAGCAGCCCGCGATCAGGGCGCCGACGGCGAGCAGGGTGAGCGCGCGAACGGATCTGTTTCTGAAGGTGTCCGTGAGGCTGGAACGCATGACGATCGGCTCCTGACAGTGTGTCGTGGTTGCCCGAACCCTAGGAGCGCCGTACGACGGGCGGCATGTTGTCAAGCACCGCTCTTTGGGGCCGAGTCATGGCACCGGCGCACATAGTCTGTGACCGCCGGTCCAGGCAAAGCGGCATCCCGGAACCGGATCGTGTACGGGCTTCTGCCGTCGGCCAAGACGGTGGCGCCTCCCACGCCGTGGCCGACAGGATCGTGGCATGCAGCGAGTCTTCGTTCTCGTGCACAGTCCGTCCGTGGGTCCCTCGACCTGGCACCCGGTGGCCGAACATCTGACAGCGATGGGACATCAGGTTCGCGTGCCGTCCCTGCTGGACGTCGGCGTCAGCGGTCCGCCCTTCTGGCCCCGCACGGTCGGTGCCGTCCTCGACGGCATTCGGCAGGTCCCGCCCGGCAGTCCCGTCGTGCTGGTGGCGCACAGCAACGCGGTGTTGTTCCTGGCTGCGATCCGCTCGGGCCTGGACCATCCGGTGACCGGTTCCATCTTCGTCGACGCCGCGCCGTCGGCCCGCGTCGGGCAAACCCCCGTTGCCCCAACCGAGTTGCTGGAGTTCCTCCGTCCGATGGCGGTAGACAGCCGGCTGCCGCGCTGGACCGACTGGTGGGACGAAGCAGACGTCGCAGTCGTGTTCCCCGACCCGGAGATGCGGCGGACAGTCGTCGAGGAGCAGCCCACCCTGCCGCTGTCCTACTACAAGCAGCACATCCCGGTCCCTGACGGCTGGGACGACCATCCCTGCGCGTACTTGCTGTTCGGCCCTCCGTACGCCGAACTCGCCACCGAGGCACGCGAACGCGGCTGGCGTGTGGTCCACCTGCCCGGCGCGCACCCCCATCAGCTCGTCGACCCCGCGGGCACGGCCCGGCATCTGATCGAACTCGGCGGCTACGACGTGATTCCGCGGGGTTCTGGGGTTCTGGGAGACAAGCGTCGACCGGGTCCACCATCGCGTGATCCACCGGAGGGACACGGTCGACGCCGCCTGGGGCCACGTCCTGTTGTGGCCCTGAATCAGGGGCGCCGCGCGACGTCCGCATGGCCGTGGTGCCCAACGGGTATCTCAGCCGACGGATCCGGGCGGGTGGCGAAGGACGGCCGACTGCAAGGGGGAGGGAAACCATGGGACATGGCGCGCTCTTCCTCCTGTTCGACAAGTACAACCGCCGGGCGCGACTGCGACCCGTCCTCATCACGCTGCGTCCGGTCGCGCTGCCCATCGCCGCGAGCGCCCCGGCCCTGCCCCGGACGCAGTGGCTGTGGTCCCTGGTCCTGCTGAGCGGACTGCCCCTGTTCGCCGACCAGTTGGGGCGCAGCAGGGGCAAGCGCATCGAGCGGCGGCTCTTCCTGTCCTGGGCAGGGAAACCCAGCATGCAGGTGCTGCGCTGGCGCGGCCCCCACCGGCCGGCAGCAACTCGGCTTCCTGCACACCCGCGTTCAGGAGATCACCGGCCCTTCGCTGCGACTGCCGACCGAAGAGGAGGGGGCGGCGGACTCGTGGAAGGCCGACCAGATCTACGACGCCGCAGGACTGGCCCTGCGCGTCCGGGCCCGCGGACTGCCGGGGGCCGAACTGGTCCACGAGCAGAACTGCGAATACGGGTTCCGGCGCAATATGCTCGGGTTGCGCCCGTACGCCCTGCCCGTCGCCCTGGCAGGGCTGCTGGCCGCGCTGGCCTGGATGTTCACCGCCCCCGGATTCCCGGGACGGCCGAGCACCCCGCTGCTGGCCGCACTCCTGGTGGTGGAGTTCCTCCTGGTGGCCTTCCCAGGCGCTGCTGGTACGGGCACGCTGGGTGGAGTCGGCGGCCTGGGCGTACACCGAACGACTGCTGGAGACGGCGGCCCTGTCCGGCCCCCAGGCACTGTCCACGGGCCCCGCGACACCGTCATGAGCCTTCCGCCCCGGGACGCGGTCGAGACCTGGCGGACGGCCCTGCGTCCCCTGGAGCGCTCGGCCGCGGCACGCCACCGCGAACTGTCGTCCGCCCAGAGCGCGTCACCGTACGCGGGCCGGCGAGGCCGCCCGTGACCGTCCGGCGCGGCACTCGGACCCGTCCGGTCCGGCGACTGCTCGCGTCCCTAGGCGCCCGTCTGCGCGAACGCCGGCTTGAGTGGATGTTCGGGCGGTTCGAGGCAGCCGGCTCCAGGGCGGCGGCCCAACGCCTCGTCGAACGCCACCCGGTGCTCACGACGACCGCCGCCGACCGGCTGATCGGTGAACTCGCCGACGCCGCCGACCGGATCGGCGCGCACGATCTCGCCGCCTCCCACCGGTACCACCAGGTCCTGCTGCGCCGCTGCCGGGCCATCGGCACGGTGGCAGCCTTCCGCGAACTGACGGCCGACGAGACCGATGCCGCCCTGGTCGACCTCGCCAACCGCCCGGTCGACGCCCTGCGCCGCCACGAGGCCAGCGGAAAGGCCGCGGACCTGGACGCCGCGCTGCGCGACGCGGAGGAGGCCGCGCGAGCCGTCGCCGTCCACGACCGGGCCGTCTCCCCCACCGCAGCGAGAGCGCCGGAGCGCGTCGCGGCCCTGAACAACCTCGCCGCAGCGCTGCGGCTGCGAGCCGAACTGGAGGACGACAAGGAGGCGTTGAGGCGGGCGGTCGAGACCTGCGCGTGAATGGTGGTGTGCTTGGCGCGTG of the Streptomyces sp. NBC_01788 genome contains:
- a CDS encoding ABC transporter ATP-binding protein → MTPAPAALLTVRDLRVVIGGRHILHGVDLEVASSGTTALLGRNGAGKTTTVRGILGLVPRTGSVLLADEETVRLATHVLVRRGIGYAPEDRGVFAALSVAENLRLSERPGAGEPAYDLVYELFPELRRRARQAAGTLSGGQQQMVAIARTLLNGNRLIIADEPTKGLAPKVVTEVAQVLERAAEAVPVLLVEQNLAVVRRLARHCVVLADGRTAHRGPAADLLADAEAARRLLGVGSAGHGSTGTAPADPSVRTAARPAARPAEADA
- a CDS encoding ABC transporter ATP-binding protein codes for the protein MTSSNTTSAGASGPPDAGEARTFREPVLRLRDVGWTIGGATIVDSVSFDVHEGEFLAFIGPNGAGKTSLFNLVSGLNPVSRGTIELDGRDVTTQAAHARARRGLGRTFQTSSLWHGMTVADHVRLAAQAADGGSYRVWRRADTYPEQVDRVLARTQLAHRADACAGSLSHGEKRKLELAVLLVGEPRLMLLDEPMAGVSAEEVPALTELIRSLHKEEGRTVLMVEHHMDVLLGLADRLAVMHHGTLLALDTPQAVMADPTVQQAYLGEEL
- a CDS encoding substrate-binding domain-containing protein, which codes for MRSSLTDTFRNRSVRALTLLAVGALIAGCSSAGTAGTESAGSNDKSAPVKVGLVYSRSGLLAAYGKQYEEGFKAGLAYATHGTNKAGGHPIEVTEQDDAGDPAKAVAAAKTLVGKGHKILVGTTDSGVALQMAPLAAQNKVLYVSGPAATDAVTGVNTYTFRSGRQSYQDILAAGTLLGDAKGKKVTVLAQNSAFGQANVAAVKAVLGKNGAHVGSVLAPPSATDLTPFARQTRAGKPDLVFVAWAGATAPALWTALDQQGVLDAGKVVTGLAGTASYPIFGAAGAKVSFLAHYFPGAGGGNPVEKAMLDGITKAGGTPDLFSTDGFTAAQMVVHAIESGSATDTSAMVTALEGWSFDGPKGKEQIRAADHALLQPMFTARLNGGGSTARPELIDSIPMTAVAPPATKTAG
- a CDS encoding alpha/beta hydrolase produces the protein MQRVFVLVHSPSVGPSTWHPVAEHLTAMGHQVRVPSLLDVGVSGPPFWPRTVGAVLDGIRQVPPGSPVVLVAHSNAVLFLAAIRSGLDHPVTGSIFVDAAPSARVGQTPVAPTELLEFLRPMAVDSRLPRWTDWWDEADVAVVFPDPEMRRTVVEEQPTLPLSYYKQHIPVPDGWDDHPCAYLLFGPPYAELATEARERGWRVVHLPGAHPHQLVDPAGTARHLIELGGYDVIPRGSGVLGDKRRPGPPSRDPPEGHGRRRLGPRPVVALNQGRRATSAWPWCPTGISADGSGRVAKDGRLQGGGKPWDMARSSSCSTSTTAGRDCDPSSSRCVRSRCPSPRAPRPCPGRSGCGPWSC